The Porites lutea chromosome 4, jaPorLute2.1, whole genome shotgun sequence genome contains a region encoding:
- the LOC140934433 gene encoding uncharacterized protein, with translation MFCTPQRWLISQRDTILHTISILMTVSSIKLGSDALLSSSAKSSIKMCVPEINNWMILNGLKLNEEKTELLLLCSRYQPSPSLEFVCVGGETIQTSSSVRNLGVILDPSADTEDHIKKICKTCHFHLTNVSKIRTYLDRESTEAIIHALVATNLDYCNAILYGLSKDLLNRLQLVQNRAANIVTFTKKYEHITLA, from the coding sequence ATGTTTTGTACACCTCAGCGGTGGCTGATATCACAAAGAGACACAATCCTACACACCATCTCTATACTGATGACAGTCAGCTCAATTAAATTAGGAAGTGATGCTCTTCTCTCATCCTCAGCAAAGTCTAGCATAAAAATGTGTGTACCGGAAATTAACAACTGGATGATTCTTAATGGTCTTAAGCTAAATGAGGAAAAAACCGAGCTGCTTCTTCTCTGTTCACGTTATCAGCCCAGTCCTTCATTGGAATTTGTTTGTGTTGGGGGTGAAACTATTCAAACGTCCTCTTCTGTTCGTAATCTTGGAGTTATACTCGATCCCAGTGCAGATACGGAAGACCACATTAAAAAGATATGCAAGACATGTCATTTCCATTTAACTAATGTTAGTAAGATAAGAACATATTTGGATCGTGAATCTACTGAAGCAATTATTCATGCTCTCGTGGCTACCAACTTGGATTACTGTAATGCTATTCTATATGGACTATCTAAAGATCTCTTAAACCGCCTACAGCTAGTTCAGAACAGGGCAGCGAATATCGTAACATTCACCAAGAAGTATGAACATATAACATTGGCTTAA